From the genome of Streptacidiphilus rugosus AM-16, one region includes:
- a CDS encoding acyltransferase yields the protein MPLPFAQTIRSAARTRSRRLASRLVHRGWGWVREAGAISAEQPGPLRFAEIGAFTKLAFPQGSIFNEHGIALGCYCIVGERVSISAGFAPGQRLGPEPVVRIGDGCVIGRDSNIVGHESIVLEDHVWTGPSVYISDQNHSYDDPELPIGKQWPRNAPVRIGAGSWIGTGAVILPGADIGRNVVVAANSVVRGHVPDHSVVAGAPAKPVRRWTEAEGWQPPIRSAPPRAVPEGITHEELVALIGWDLRLPPDPDPVP from the coding sequence ATGCCGTTGCCGTTCGCCCAGACCATACGCAGCGCCGCCCGCACGCGGTCGCGCCGTCTCGCGTCGCGCCTGGTCCACCGGGGGTGGGGGTGGGTGCGCGAGGCGGGCGCGATCAGCGCGGAGCAGCCGGGGCCGCTGCGCTTCGCCGAGATCGGGGCGTTCACCAAGCTCGCCTTCCCGCAGGGCTCGATCTTCAACGAGCATGGCATCGCGCTGGGTTGCTACTGCATCGTGGGCGAGCGGGTCTCCATCTCGGCAGGTTTCGCGCCGGGCCAGCGGCTCGGTCCCGAGCCGGTCGTGCGGATCGGCGACGGCTGTGTGATCGGCAGGGACAGCAACATCGTCGGGCACGAGTCGATCGTGCTGGAGGACCACGTCTGGACCGGCCCGAGCGTCTACATCAGCGACCAGAACCACTCCTACGACGACCCCGAGCTGCCGATCGGCAAGCAGTGGCCGCGCAACGCGCCGGTGCGGATCGGCGCGGGCAGCTGGATCGGCACCGGCGCGGTGATCCTGCCGGGCGCGGACATCGGCCGCAACGTCGTCGTGGCGGCCAACTCGGTGGTGCGCGGGCACGTTCCCGACCACAGCGTGGTCGCCGGCGCGCCCGCCAAGCCGGTCCGCCGCTGGACCGAGGCCGAGGGCTGGCAGCCGCCCATCCGCTCCGCACCGCCGCGCGCGGTGCCCGAGGGCATCACGCACGAGGAGCTGGTCGCCCTGATCGGCTGGGACCTGCGCCTGCCTCCGGACCCCGACCCGGTTCCGTAG
- a CDS encoding enoyl-CoA hydratase family protein — protein sequence MTAQEPQQPLVRHAVERGVATLTLDSPANRNALSSRLVAELEQGLADAAKDPAVRVVVLTHTGGTFCAGADLSEATGGDPTANPRRLVTAMRSVLESPKPVIALMDGHVRAGGLGLLGACDIVLAGPASTFAFTEVRLGLAPAVISLPLLPRLDPRGASRWYLTGSVFHAAEAQRIGLITEACEDPKEALGGLLEAFRKASPQGLAETKRLVSAEVLRSFERDGESMVAQSALLFGSEEAREGMLSFLERRPAAWASE from the coding sequence ATGACCGCCCAAGAGCCGCAGCAGCCGCTGGTCCGCCACGCCGTCGAGCGCGGCGTCGCCACGCTCACCCTCGACTCTCCCGCCAACCGCAACGCCCTCTCCTCGCGGCTGGTCGCGGAACTGGAGCAGGGGCTGGCCGACGCCGCCAAGGACCCGGCCGTCCGGGTCGTCGTGCTCACCCACACCGGTGGCACGTTCTGCGCCGGCGCGGACCTGTCCGAGGCGACCGGCGGCGACCCGACCGCCAACCCGCGGCGTCTGGTGACCGCGATGCGCAGCGTGCTCGAGTCGCCCAAGCCCGTGATCGCCCTCATGGACGGTCACGTGCGCGCGGGCGGTCTGGGTCTGCTCGGCGCCTGCGACATCGTCCTTGCGGGTCCCGCCTCGACCTTCGCCTTCACCGAGGTGCGGCTCGGCCTCGCGCCCGCGGTGATCTCGCTGCCGCTGCTGCCGCGCCTGGACCCGCGCGGCGCGTCCCGCTGGTACCTGACCGGCTCGGTGTTCCACGCGGCCGAGGCACAGCGGATCGGCTTGATCACCGAGGCCTGCGAGGACCCCAAGGAGGCCCTCGGCGGCCTGCTGGAGGCCTTCAGGAAGGCCAGTCCGCAGGGGCTCGCGGAGACCAAGCGGCTGGTCTCCGCGGAGGTGCTGCGCTCCTTCGAGCGCGACGGCGAGTCGATGGTGGCGCAGTCCGCGCTGCTGTTCGGCTCCGAGGAGGCCCGCGAGGGCATGCTCTCCTTCCTGGAGCGCCGGCCGGCCGCCTGGGCGAGCGAGTGA
- a CDS encoding ABC transporter permease translates to MNLAGTPELLRFALRRDRIMLACWLYALVGSIAGTALSFGKLYPSAASREQLAQSINSNGSLRALYGPVYDTGSTGALTAWRMLGFGGLLLGLLCVLLVVRHTRAEEESGRLELIGAGAVGRSAPLAAGVGAAVTASALVGGVNAVILLAIGQQVAGSLAFGAALFGCGFCFTGVAAVAAQLTGTGRAANGIGGAVLGLAFLLRASGDAAGDTGPGWLVWLSPLGWAERVRPYADNAWWLVALLIVAGAVQLALGHLLAGRRDLGSGLLPQRPGPAAAAPSLRGAAGLARRLQRGSLVGWTFGFAVGGAMLGGISQGVKQLISTSANVEQIVQRMGGSTGVVDSYLATAMNLLAMVAAVYAVQTTLRLRGEETSGRAEPVLATGVGRLAWAGSHLLYPLLGSAVLLLTGGLTAGLGAGVALGDTAGWTGKLLVGALVQLPAVWVFAAAAVALFGLRPQWTSAAWGVLGVLLFIAYLGPALDAGQWLLDLTPFTHVPRLPGGSFHAAPLVWLSLLSAVLTGAGLAGLRRRDIG, encoded by the coding sequence GTGAACCTCGCGGGTACCCCGGAGCTGCTCCGCTTCGCGCTGCGCCGCGACCGGATCATGCTGGCCTGCTGGCTCTACGCCCTGGTCGGCTCGATCGCGGGCACCGCGCTCTCGTTCGGCAAGCTCTACCCCTCAGCCGCCTCGCGCGAACAGCTCGCCCAGAGCATCAACAGCAACGGCTCGCTGCGCGCCCTTTACGGCCCGGTCTACGACACGGGCAGCACCGGGGCGCTGACGGCCTGGCGGATGCTCGGCTTCGGCGGCCTGCTGCTCGGCCTGCTCTGCGTCCTGCTCGTGGTCCGCCACACCCGCGCCGAGGAGGAGTCCGGGCGGCTGGAGCTGATCGGCGCGGGGGCGGTGGGGCGCAGCGCGCCGCTGGCGGCCGGAGTCGGCGCGGCCGTCACCGCATCGGCGCTGGTCGGCGGCGTCAACGCGGTGATCCTGCTGGCGATCGGGCAGCAGGTGGCGGGCTCGCTGGCCTTCGGCGCGGCGTTGTTCGGCTGCGGCTTCTGCTTCACCGGCGTCGCGGCCGTCGCCGCACAGCTGACCGGTACCGGCCGCGCCGCGAACGGGATCGGCGGCGCGGTGCTCGGACTGGCCTTCCTGCTGCGCGCCAGTGGCGACGCGGCGGGGGACACGGGGCCCGGTTGGCTCGTCTGGCTCTCGCCGCTGGGCTGGGCCGAGCGGGTGCGCCCCTACGCCGACAACGCCTGGTGGCTGGTCGCGCTGCTGATCGTCGCCGGGGCCGTGCAGCTCGCCCTCGGCCACCTGCTCGCCGGGCGCCGCGACCTGGGCAGCGGCCTGCTGCCGCAGCGCCCGGGACCGGCCGCCGCCGCGCCCTCGCTGCGCGGAGCCGCCGGACTCGCCCGGCGACTGCAGCGCGGCAGCCTGGTCGGCTGGACCTTCGGCTTCGCCGTGGGCGGGGCGATGCTCGGCGGCATCAGCCAGGGCGTGAAGCAACTGATCTCCACCAGCGCCAACGTCGAGCAGATCGTGCAACGGATGGGCGGCAGCACCGGAGTCGTCGACTCCTACCTGGCCACCGCGATGAACCTGCTGGCCATGGTCGCCGCCGTCTACGCGGTGCAGACGACGCTGCGCCTGCGCGGCGAGGAGACCTCGGGGCGCGCGGAACCGGTGCTGGCGACCGGGGTGGGCCGGCTCGCCTGGGCAGGCAGCCACCTGCTCTACCCGCTGCTCGGCTCCGCCGTGCTGCTGCTGACCGGCGGGCTGACGGCCGGTCTCGGCGCGGGCGTCGCGCTCGGCGACACGGCGGGCTGGACCGGAAAGCTGCTGGTCGGCGCGTTGGTCCAGCTCCCCGCGGTCTGGGTGTTCGCCGCGGCCGCCGTCGCGCTGTTCGGGCTGCGGCCGCAGTGGACGTCCGCGGCCTGGGGCGTGCTGGGCGTGCTGCTGTTCATCGCGTACCTCGGTCCGGCGCTCGACGCGGGCCAGTGGCTGCTGGACCTGACGCCGTTCACCCACGTTCCCAGGCTTCCCGGCGGCAGCTTCCACGCGGCCCCGCTGGTCTGGCTCTCGCTGCTGTCGGCGGTGCTCACCGGGGCGGGTCTCGCCGGGCTGCGGCGGCGCGACATCGGGTAG
- a CDS encoding ABC transporter ATP-binding protein, whose translation MTTAIDVSGLVKTFGRTRALDGLDLSVAQGEVHGFLGPNGSGKSTTIRVLLGLIRADSGTARLLDGDPWRDSVALHRRLAYVPGDVTLWRGLSGGEVIDLLGRLRGDGQRPGRRAELLERFELDPTKKGQTYSKGNRQKVALVAAFCSDAELLILDEPTSGLDPLMEEVFRGCVAEERDRGRTVLLSSHILSEVEALCDRVSIIRAGRTVETGTLAELRHLTRTSVTAELAAPPTGLDALPGLHDVELEGVRLHCQVETDKLDGLLRALTAVGVRSLTSRPPTLEELFLRHYEAEPAGSAAGEAS comes from the coding sequence ATGACGACGGCGATCGACGTGTCCGGCCTGGTGAAGACCTTCGGCCGGACACGTGCCCTGGACGGCCTGGACCTCAGCGTCGCGCAGGGAGAAGTGCACGGTTTCCTCGGCCCGAACGGCTCGGGCAAGTCGACCACCATCCGGGTGCTGCTCGGGCTGATCCGCGCCGACTCCGGCACGGCCCGGCTGCTGGACGGCGATCCCTGGCGCGACTCGGTGGCGCTGCACCGCCGCCTGGCCTACGTGCCCGGTGACGTGACCCTGTGGCGCGGGCTCAGCGGTGGTGAGGTGATCGACCTGCTCGGGCGGCTGCGTGGTGACGGGCAGCGTCCGGGGCGCCGCGCCGAGCTGCTGGAACGCTTCGAGCTCGACCCGACCAAGAAGGGCCAGACCTACTCCAAGGGCAACCGGCAGAAGGTCGCACTGGTCGCCGCCTTCTGCTCGGACGCGGAACTGCTCATCCTGGACGAGCCCACCTCGGGGCTCGACCCGCTGATGGAGGAGGTCTTCCGCGGCTGCGTCGCCGAGGAGCGGGACCGGGGCCGGACGGTGCTGCTGAGCAGCCACATCCTCTCCGAGGTCGAGGCGCTCTGCGACCGGGTCAGCATCATCAGGGCCGGCCGCACGGTCGAGACCGGTACCCTCGCCGAACTGCGTCACCTCACCCGCACCTCCGTGACCGCCGAGCTCGCCGCACCGCCGACCGGCCTCGACGCGCTGCCCGGCCTGCACGACGTGGAGCTGGAGGGCGTCCGGCTGCACTGTCAGGTCGAGACCGACAAGCTGGACGGCCTGCTCCGCGCGCTCACCGCCGTCGGCGTCCGCTCGCTGACGAGCCGTCCGCCCACCCTGGAGGAGCTGTTCCTGCGCCACTACGAGGCGGAGCCCGCCGGGTCCGCCGCCGGGGAGGCGTCGTGA
- a CDS encoding GbsR/MarR family transcriptional regulator, producing the protein MATRTPPEDEALRSYIERFSQVLTDSGFPRMPARVFVALMTADSGRLTAAELAERLLISPAAVSGAVRYLGQLNLVGRERDPGSRRDRYLVFDEVWREAMLQRDAVLSRWESALTEGIRLLGADSPASARLDESRQFFAFLRREMPSLLERYHREREETAAAEAVTAATDQLSQPGRTRPDS; encoded by the coding sequence ATGGCGACACGGACACCACCGGAGGACGAGGCGCTGCGTTCGTACATCGAGCGTTTCTCCCAGGTGCTGACCGACAGCGGTTTTCCGCGGATGCCCGCCCGCGTCTTCGTCGCGCTGATGACGGCCGACAGCGGCCGGCTCACTGCGGCGGAGCTCGCCGAACGGCTGCTCATCAGCCCCGCCGCCGTGTCCGGCGCGGTGCGCTACCTCGGCCAGCTCAACCTGGTCGGCCGCGAGCGCGATCCCGGCTCGCGCCGGGACCGCTACCTCGTCTTCGACGAGGTGTGGCGCGAGGCCATGCTCCAGCGCGACGCCGTGCTCAGCCGCTGGGAGAGCGCCCTGACCGAGGGCATCAGGCTGCTCGGCGCCGACTCCCCCGCGAGTGCCCGACTGGACGAGTCACGCCAGTTCTTCGCCTTCCTGCGCCGCGAGATGCCCTCCCTGCTGGAGCGGTACCACCGCGAGCGCGAGGAGACCGCGGCGGCGGAGGCCGTGACAGCGGCGACGGATCAGCTGAGCCAGCCGGGACGGACCAGACCCGACTCGTAG
- a CDS encoding response regulator transcription factor: MISVLLADDQQLVRAGFRALLDAQADITVVAEADNGLQAVERARELMPDVVLMDIRMPELDGLEATRRICADPALAEVKVVVLTTFEMDEYVFDALRAGAAGFLVKDTEPAELVRAVRAAHAGDGLLSPGVTRRLIAEFAARSKEPEQPASLARLTDREREVLALVGLGLTNEEIAGRLVVSPLTAKTHVSRAMVKLGARDRAQLVVLAYESGLVRPGWLS, from the coding sequence ATGATCTCGGTACTGCTCGCCGACGACCAGCAACTGGTCAGGGCCGGGTTCAGGGCGCTCCTCGACGCCCAGGCGGACATCACCGTCGTGGCCGAGGCCGACAACGGGCTCCAGGCGGTCGAACGGGCACGCGAACTGATGCCCGACGTCGTGCTGATGGACATCCGCATGCCCGAGCTGGACGGCTTGGAGGCCACCCGCAGGATCTGCGCCGACCCGGCCCTCGCCGAGGTCAAGGTGGTGGTGCTGACCACCTTCGAGATGGACGAGTACGTCTTCGACGCGCTCCGGGCGGGCGCCGCCGGGTTTCTGGTGAAGGACACCGAGCCCGCCGAACTGGTCCGCGCGGTCCGCGCCGCCCACGCCGGGGACGGGCTGCTCTCGCCGGGTGTCACCCGACGCCTGATCGCGGAGTTCGCCGCGCGGTCCAAGGAGCCCGAGCAGCCCGCCTCTCTCGCGCGGCTGACGGACCGCGAGCGGGAGGTGCTGGCCCTGGTGGGTCTCGGCCTGACCAACGAGGAGATCGCCGGCCGTCTCGTGGTCAGTCCGCTGACCGCCAAGACGCACGTGAGCCGGGCGATGGTGAAGCTGGGCGCCCGCGACCGGGCGCAGTTGGTGGTGCTGGCCTACGAGTCGGGTCTGGTCCGTCCCGGCTGGCTCAGCTGA
- a CDS encoding sensor histidine kinase: protein MRSRRRGGPVFAAVVVGFVQVMGTRATAAHQHAVHRPLDGVGYALLLLGPALLVARRHWPLQVCIGTTAVAGVYLLLGYPYGPIVLSVVLAYVNAVVAGRRRAAAISMGTLYLAHVVVNAFTHRLSWQAELGLLAWLLVVVGGAEIARMRIEQRRHARIARAEREARIADEQRLAIARELHDVLAHSISLINVQAGVALELIDDDPDQARTALRTIKDTSKEALGEVRQVLGSLRTGTAATAATTGPAADAAAPRSPAPDLGRVDELVRQAAVAGLTVQVSRTGLPRALPSGVELAAFRIVQEALTNVIRHSSARSAEVTLDYRPDRLEVTVRDPGPASVAGGPRAGGSGAGLIGMRERAGALGGGVEAGPAPDGGFLVDARLPLAHDTHDAHDMRTRR from the coding sequence ATGAGATCGCGGAGGCGCGGAGGGCCGGTGTTCGCGGCGGTCGTCGTGGGGTTCGTCCAGGTGATGGGGACGCGGGCGACGGCCGCGCACCAGCATGCCGTGCACCGGCCGCTGGACGGCGTCGGGTACGCGCTCCTGCTGCTCGGGCCCGCGCTGCTCGTCGCGCGACGGCACTGGCCGCTCCAGGTCTGCATCGGGACCACCGCCGTCGCCGGCGTGTACCTGCTGCTCGGCTACCCCTACGGCCCGATCGTGCTCAGCGTCGTCCTCGCCTACGTGAACGCCGTGGTCGCCGGACGGAGGCGCGCGGCCGCGATCAGCATGGGGACGCTCTACCTCGCCCACGTCGTCGTCAACGCGTTCACGCACCGGCTCAGCTGGCAGGCGGAGCTCGGGCTGCTGGCCTGGCTGCTGGTCGTGGTCGGCGGAGCCGAGATCGCGCGGATGCGCATCGAGCAGCGCCGCCATGCCAGGATCGCCCGCGCCGAGCGCGAGGCGCGGATCGCGGACGAGCAGCGGCTGGCCATCGCGCGCGAGCTGCACGACGTGCTCGCCCACAGCATCTCGCTGATCAACGTGCAGGCCGGGGTGGCGCTGGAGCTGATCGACGACGATCCTGACCAGGCCCGCACCGCGCTGCGCACGATCAAGGACACCAGCAAGGAGGCGCTCGGCGAGGTCCGCCAGGTGCTCGGCTCGCTCCGCACCGGGACGGCCGCCACGGCCGCCACGACGGGCCCGGCCGCCGACGCCGCCGCGCCGCGCAGTCCCGCGCCTGATCTCGGCCGTGTCGACGAACTCGTGCGGCAGGCCGCCGTCGCGGGTCTCACCGTGCAGGTCTCCCGGACCGGGCTGCCGCGCGCGCTGCCGTCCGGCGTCGAGCTCGCCGCGTTCCGGATCGTGCAGGAGGCGCTGACCAACGTGATCCGCCACTCCTCCGCCCGCAGCGCCGAGGTCACCCTGGACTACCGGCCGGACCGGCTGGAGGTCACCGTCCGCGATCCCGGGCCCGCCTCGGTCGCCGGCGGGCCGCGGGCGGGCGGCAGCGGGGCGGGGCTGATCGGCATGCGGGAGCGGGCCGGGGCGCTCGGCGGCGGCGTCGAGGCCGGGCCCGCGCCGGACGGCGGCTTCCTGGTCGACGCCCGGCTGCCCCTCGCCCATGACACCCATGACGCCCATGACATGAGGACCCGACGATGA
- a CDS encoding geranylgeranyl reductase family protein has translation MLADELAGVWDVVVVGAGPAGASAAYGAAEAGATRVLLLDKAAPPRYKTCGGGIIGPSRDALPPGFTLPLKDRVHAITFTLGGRYERTRHSKRMLFGLINRDEFDHGLVQAAEKAGALLVTGVTVTGVTQPDEAEGGLALVALQDGRVVKARAVVGADGSAGRVGAHVGVVFDQVDLGLEAEIPVPPAVAAQWRGRVLLDWGPLAGSYGWVFPKGDSLTVGVIAARGRGAETRAYLKDFIAQLGLDGFTPSVESGHLTRCRAEDSPLARGRVLVAGDAAGLLEPWTREGISYALRSGRLAGKWAARAAGATSEAAVRREGLGYTFDIRADLGEEMRVGRRMLAAFERRPQAFHAAVLTFRPAWRAFARVTQGHTTFARLTREYGVARQTIAFLTRR, from the coding sequence GTGCTCGCGGACGAGCTGGCGGGTGTCTGGGACGTCGTCGTCGTGGGCGCGGGCCCGGCCGGCGCGTCGGCCGCGTACGGCGCGGCGGAGGCGGGCGCGACCCGGGTGCTGCTGCTCGACAAGGCCGCACCGCCGCGCTACAAGACCTGCGGCGGCGGCATCATCGGCCCCTCCAGGGACGCCCTCCCGCCCGGCTTCACCCTCCCGCTGAAGGACCGCGTCCACGCGATCACCTTCACCCTCGGCGGTCGCTACGAGCGCACCCGTCACTCGAAGCGGATGCTGTTCGGTCTGATCAACCGCGACGAGTTCGACCACGGTCTGGTCCAGGCCGCGGAGAAGGCGGGCGCGCTGCTCGTCACCGGCGTGACGGTGACGGGCGTGACCCAGCCGGACGAGGCCGAGGGCGGGCTCGCGCTGGTGGCGCTGCAGGACGGACGGGTCGTCAAGGCGCGCGCGGTGGTCGGCGCGGACGGCAGCGCGGGACGCGTCGGCGCGCACGTGGGCGTCGTCTTCGACCAGGTCGACCTGGGTCTGGAGGCGGAGATCCCGGTCCCGCCCGCCGTCGCCGCGCAGTGGCGCGGCCGGGTGCTGCTGGACTGGGGGCCGCTGGCGGGCTCCTACGGCTGGGTCTTCCCCAAGGGCGACAGCCTGACCGTCGGCGTCATCGCCGCCCGCGGCCGGGGCGCGGAGACGCGCGCCTACCTCAAGGACTTCATCGCCCAGCTCGGCCTGGACGGCTTCACGCCGAGCGTGGAGTCCGGCCACCTCACGCGCTGCCGCGCGGAGGACTCCCCGCTCGCCCGCGGCCGGGTCCTGGTCGCCGGGGACGCGGCGGGACTGCTGGAGCCGTGGACCCGCGAGGGCATCTCGTACGCGCTGCGGTCGGGCCGGCTGGCCGGCAAGTGGGCGGCGCGGGCGGCGGGGGCGACGTCGGAGGCGGCGGTCCGCAGGGAGGGTCTGGGCTACACCTTCGACATCCGCGCGGACCTGGGCGAGGAGATGCGGGTCGGCCGCAGGATGCTTGCCGCGTTCGAGCGCCGCCCCCAGGCGTTCCACGCGGCGGTCCTCACCTTCCGCCCGGCCTGGCGCGCTTTCGCGCGCGTCACCCAGGGCCACACGACGTTCGCCAGGCTCACCCGCGAGTACGGCGTCGCCCGCCAGACCATCGCCTTCCTCACCCGCCGCTGA
- a CDS encoding DUF4184 family protein produces the protein MPFTLSHPAAVLPFLRAGRPRGRLIASALVAGSLAPDVPYFLDSVLPGTYGIGRLTHRPWAVATLDAAVAAGLVGAWHGLLREPLTALLPQPLADRVAVLTKPTRRTVTPADAAWFVASAGVGAFTHVAWDAFTHHGRFGERHWPALGHPINGRMPVYQALQWASSVAGLAALVRAGERTLRATKPEEPVVTAAPAARTLGLTVLASATAVGAIHRARRDAAHRGAGPLRGNDLVAAVSFGGGAGAALGAAGWALSALAGGRASNMTDREPEPAPQRR, from the coding sequence GTGCCGTTCACGTTGAGCCATCCCGCCGCCGTCCTCCCGTTCCTCCGAGCCGGGCGACCGCGTGGACGCCTGATCGCGTCGGCGCTGGTCGCCGGGTCGCTCGCGCCGGACGTGCCGTACTTCCTGGACAGCGTCCTGCCGGGGACCTACGGCATCGGCCGGCTGACGCACCGGCCGTGGGCGGTGGCGACGCTGGACGCCGCGGTCGCCGCCGGCCTGGTGGGCGCCTGGCACGGGCTGCTGCGCGAACCGCTCACCGCGCTGCTGCCGCAGCCGCTCGCCGACCGGGTGGCCGTGCTCACGAAGCCGACCCGCAGGACCGTCACCCCCGCCGACGCCGCGTGGTTCGTCGCCTCCGCGGGGGTGGGCGCGTTCACCCACGTGGCCTGGGACGCGTTCACTCATCACGGTCGTTTCGGCGAGCGGCACTGGCCCGCGCTCGGCCACCCGATCAACGGGCGGATGCCGGTCTACCAGGCCCTGCAGTGGGCGAGCTCCGTCGCCGGTCTGGCCGCGCTGGTCCGGGCGGGCGAAAGGACCCTGCGCGCCACGAAGCCGGAAGAACCCGTGGTCACCGCCGCGCCGGCCGCCCGGACACTCGGCCTGACCGTCCTCGCCTCGGCGACGGCGGTGGGCGCGATCCACCGGGCGCGCAGGGACGCGGCCCACCGCGGGGCGGGCCCGCTGCGGGGCAACGACCTCGTCGCGGCGGTCTCCTTCGGCGGCGGCGCGGGCGCGGCGCTCGGCGCGGCCGGGTGGGCGCTGTCCGCGCTGGCAGGCGGACGCGCAAGTAATATGACCGATCGTGAGCCAGAACCAGCGCCCCAGCGCAGATGA
- a CDS encoding NUDIX hydrolase has translation MRDLHRLLPGSHVFDPEDISRLLRRILPVDALRGPADCQDLLAWRRLVPDALSALSAQLGPDVPLLVPMALHRQEYRDEIFGTLASRRLEVHHILLHVDETILRAHLDADRVDAYRAALDWLRRDTALVPASELTPLQAAQRVVELVRSGGARVPIVQDPVARGDTVAAAVLLFDEADRVLLVDPVYKPGWEFPGGVVETGEAPSAAAVREAEEELGLALTEDALRLLAVDWEPNGGPRSGGLRLVFDGGRVSAAARARLRLPAAELRDWRFAGPEEWPELLAPNKLARLRAALSARAVGRTLYLEAGQEG, from the coding sequence GTGCGTGACCTGCACCGACTGCTTCCCGGCTCCCACGTCTTCGACCCGGAGGACATCAGCCGGCTGCTGCGCCGGATCCTTCCGGTGGACGCCCTGCGCGGTCCCGCCGACTGTCAGGACCTGCTCGCCTGGCGCCGCCTCGTCCCGGACGCGCTGAGCGCGCTGAGCGCCCAACTGGGGCCGGACGTCCCGCTGCTGGTGCCGATGGCGCTGCATCGGCAGGAGTACCGCGACGAGATCTTCGGCACCCTGGCGTCGCGACGGCTGGAGGTCCACCACATCCTGCTGCACGTCGACGAAACGATTCTGCGTGCGCACCTGGACGCCGACCGGGTCGACGCCTACCGCGCCGCCCTGGACTGGCTCCGCAGGGACACCGCCCTCGTGCCGGCCTCGGAGCTGACGCCGCTGCAGGCGGCACAGCGCGTGGTGGAGTTGGTGCGTTCCGGTGGCGCGCGGGTGCCGATCGTGCAGGATCCGGTCGCGCGCGGCGACACCGTCGCGGCGGCGGTGCTGCTGTTCGACGAGGCGGACCGGGTCCTGCTCGTCGATCCGGTCTACAAGCCGGGCTGGGAGTTCCCCGGCGGGGTCGTCGAGACGGGAGAGGCGCCCTCGGCCGCGGCGGTGCGCGAGGCGGAGGAGGAACTCGGCCTGGCCCTGACCGAGGACGCGCTCCGGCTGCTCGCCGTGGACTGGGAGCCCAACGGCGGTCCCCGCTCCGGCGGCCTGCGGCTGGTCTTCGACGGCGGGCGGGTGAGCGCCGCCGCGCGGGCGCGGCTGAGGCTCCCGGCCGCCGAACTGCGCGACTGGCGCTTCGCGGGTCCGGAGGAATGGCCCGAGCTGCTGGCGCCCAACAAGCTGGCCAGGCTCCGCGCCGCGCTCAGCGCCCGCGCGGTCGGCCGGACACTCTACCTGGAGGCGGGCCAGGAGGGTTGA
- a CDS encoding electron transfer flavoprotein subunit alpha/FixB family protein: MAEVLVLVDHVDGVVRKPALELLTLARRVGTPVAVVLGAGDAAGAVAAKAGEFGAERVLTADAAEFADFLVVPKVDALEQIAKQVSPAAVLVTSSGEGKEIAARLALRLGSGVITDAVDLVAGESGPVATQSAFAASFSVRSRVSHGTPVITVKPNAVGPEAAPAAGAVEPVTVAFSAAASGTRVTSRTARVSSGRPELTEAAIVVSGGRGVGAAEGFGVVEALADSLGAAVGASRAAVDAGWYPHANQVGQTGKQVSPQLYIANGISGAIQHRAGMQTSKTIVAVNKDPEAPIFELADFGVVGDLFAVLPQLTQEINTRKG, from the coding sequence ATGGCTGAGGTTCTGGTCCTGGTGGACCATGTGGACGGTGTGGTGCGCAAGCCCGCGCTGGAGTTGCTGACGTTGGCGCGTCGGGTGGGGACGCCGGTCGCGGTGGTGCTGGGCGCGGGTGACGCGGCCGGTGCGGTGGCGGCGAAGGCGGGTGAGTTCGGTGCGGAGCGGGTGCTGACCGCGGACGCGGCCGAGTTCGCGGACTTCCTGGTGGTGCCGAAGGTCGACGCGCTGGAGCAGATCGCGAAGCAGGTGTCGCCGGCGGCGGTGCTGGTGACGTCGTCGGGTGAGGGCAAGGAGATCGCGGCGCGCCTGGCGCTGCGGCTGGGGTCGGGCGTGATCACCGATGCGGTGGACCTGGTCGCGGGTGAGTCGGGTCCGGTGGCGACGCAGTCGGCGTTCGCGGCGTCGTTCTCGGTGCGGTCGCGGGTCTCGCACGGGACGCCGGTGATCACGGTGAAGCCGAACGCGGTCGGCCCGGAGGCCGCCCCGGCGGCGGGTGCGGTCGAGCCGGTCACGGTCGCGTTCTCGGCGGCCGCGTCGGGCACGCGGGTGACGTCGCGGACGGCGCGGGTCTCCTCGGGGCGTCCGGAGCTGACCGAGGCCGCGATCGTGGTGTCGGGTGGTCGTGGTGTGGGGGCGGCGGAGGGTTTCGGCGTGGTCGAGGCGCTGGCCGATTCGCTGGGTGCGGCGGTGGGCGCGTCGCGGGCCGCGGTGGACGCGGGCTGGTACCCGCACGCGAACCAGGTCGGTCAGACCGGTAAGCAGGTCTCGCCGCAGTTGTACATCGCGAACGGGATCTCCGGCGCGATCCAGCACCGGGCCGGCATGCAGACCTCCAAGACCATCGTCGCGGTGAACAAGGACCCGGAGGCGCCGATCTTCGAGCTCGCCGACTTCGGCGTCGTGGGCGACCTGTTCGCGGTCCTGCCCCAGCTCACCCAGGAGATCAACACCCGCAAGGGCTGA